One genomic region from Desulfuromonas sp. TF encodes:
- a CDS encoding Lrp/AsnC family transcriptional regulator, translating to MEQIRTIDSTDLQILQILQEKARIPNAEVARQVGMAPSAVLERIRKLEERGIIEGYEVRLNPGHFGQSLAAFVFVDVDRAGNGSVAGELAAIAGVQEVHQIAGEDGYLVKVRASDPETLGRLLRENFTLIKGVRATRTQIVLSTFKETRRIDLDVAASG from the coding sequence ATGGAACAAATCAGAACGATCGACAGCACAGATCTCCAAATCCTGCAAATACTTCAGGAAAAGGCCCGGATTCCCAACGCCGAGGTGGCCCGCCAGGTCGGCATGGCCCCTTCAGCCGTACTGGAGCGCATCCGCAAGCTTGAGGAGCGAGGGATCATCGAGGGATACGAGGTGCGGCTCAATCCCGGACATTTCGGTCAGAGCCTGGCCGCCTTCGTTTTCGTGGACGTGGACCGGGCCGGCAACGGCAGCGTCGCCGGGGAGCTGGCCGCCATTGCGGGAGTGCAGGAGGTTCATCAGATCGCCGGCGAGGACGGTTATCTCGTCAAGGTGCGGGCCTCCGATCCGGAAACGCTCGGCAGACTGCTGCGCGAGAACTTCACCCTGATCAAGGGGGTTCGCGCCACCCGCACCCAGATCGTGCTGTCGACCTTCAAGGAGACGCGTCGCATCGACCTCGATGTGGCGGCATCCGGATAG
- a CDS encoding DUF1847 domain-containing protein: MSQGEESPLSCSRCSSVWKKQGKTNCWSEPGSGPARPAYCPSEKEAEIIEESFRQYTGDREEARLARVAAEVEGLCYQPVPGSDAVNARWTRVEDTIALALLMGWKKIGIATCIGLLEESERLSEILRAQGLEPLSVCCKAGSVDKLQLGLKEENKVRPGTFEPACNPIAQARLLNQAGADMNVIVGLCVGHDMLFNKHSEAPVTTLVVKDRVTGHNPVAVLYGQNFYYKRLQKQPVIKLTKED, translated from the coding sequence ATGAGCCAAGGAGAAGAGTCCCCTCTTTCCTGTTCCAGATGCAGTTCCGTCTGGAAAAAGCAGGGAAAGACCAACTGCTGGAGTGAGCCGGGAAGCGGTCCGGCGCGCCCCGCCTACTGCCCTTCGGAGAAGGAGGCGGAAATCATCGAAGAGTCGTTCCGGCAGTATACCGGCGATAGAGAGGAGGCCAGGCTCGCCCGGGTCGCCGCCGAGGTGGAGGGACTCTGCTATCAGCCGGTCCCCGGATCGGACGCGGTCAATGCCCGCTGGACCCGCGTGGAGGACACCATCGCCCTGGCCCTGCTGATGGGTTGGAAAAAGATCGGCATCGCGACCTGTATCGGCCTTCTGGAGGAATCGGAACGGCTCTCCGAGATTCTCCGGGCCCAGGGGCTGGAGCCCCTTTCCGTCTGCTGCAAGGCCGGAAGCGTCGACAAACTCCAGCTAGGCCTGAAGGAAGAGAACAAGGTGCGGCCGGGGACCTTCGAGCCGGCCTGCAATCCGATCGCCCAGGCCCGGCTGCTCAACCAGGCGGGCGCCGACATGAACGTGATCGTCGGCCTCTGCGTCGGCCATGACATGCTGTTCAACAAGCATTCCGAGGCCCCGGTGACCACCCTGGTGGTCAAGGACCGCGTCACCGGCCACAATCCGGTAGCCGTTCTGTACGGGCAGAACTTCTACTACAAGCGGTTGCAGAAGCAGCCGGTGATCAAACTCACGAAAGAGGATTAG
- a CDS encoding zinc ribbon domain-containing protein — MAMPTYEYRCERCREDFTVQMGISEHDRGEIKCPKCGGAEVVQQYSTFYAKTSRKS; from the coding sequence ATGGCGATGCCGACTTACGAATATCGATGCGAGCGCTGCCGGGAGGATTTTACGGTTCAAATGGGCATATCCGAGCATGACCGTGGTGAGATCAAGTGCCCGAAGTGCGGAGGAGCCGAGGTGGTTCAGCAATATTCCACCTTCTATGCTAAAACAAGCCGGAAGAGCTGA
- a CDS encoding RuBisCO large subunit C-terminal-like domain-containing protein, giving the protein MHQRTTSPAPERFTVDYRITVRDGRPIEEHARDITIEQTLEVPPDVIPPEHLEQQLTGRIEGIEPIPGSPGRYDVAISYRCDITAFSVPQLFNVLYGNISLKDNIRITDIRFPDSLMKIFGGPRYGIDGLRRLSGVYGRPLACTAIKPMGLPTAELARIAGAFALGGADLIKDDHGITDQSFHPFEERVIRCQEAVEEANARTGRKTLYLPMVSGNFDNLEKQVRFAVRRGVRGILMGPMLVGFDTMRYMAKEYNLIVMAHPALTGTCFHDREHGMTPAVLLGTLFRLIGADISIFPNAGGRFHFTARECGGIASALRAPMGDLAPAFPCPAGGMSLERIPELAAAFGPDSVFLIGGDVLRQADIEEGTRRFLDGIRRSFAEELAEPDDPFVSACEWRAGGVPEKTPRDLLRFAGFRWEGRSREDYKSPEEFDFRGVSRQELTGRFGEQTAFDLRYFEIEPGGYSSLEKHLHEHVIIGVRGRGVLVKEMEEFEIKIHDVAYVGIHQKHQLHNRGSEPFGFFCIVDHLRDRPQKV; this is encoded by the coding sequence ATGCATCAGCGCACGACATCGCCAGCCCCCGAACGATTCACCGTCGACTACCGCATCACCGTCCGCGACGGGCGCCCCATCGAAGAGCATGCCCGCGACATCACCATCGAGCAGACCCTTGAGGTGCCGCCGGACGTCATACCGCCGGAACATCTGGAGCAGCAGCTCACCGGCCGCATCGAGGGCATCGAGCCAATCCCCGGCAGCCCCGGCCGCTACGACGTGGCCATCAGCTATCGCTGCGACATCACGGCCTTTTCCGTCCCCCAGCTGTTCAATGTCCTGTACGGCAACATCTCCCTCAAGGACAACATCCGAATCACCGATATCCGGTTTCCCGACTCCCTGATGAAAATATTCGGCGGACCTCGCTACGGCATCGACGGCCTGCGCCGCCTGAGCGGGGTTTACGGCAGGCCCCTCGCCTGCACCGCCATCAAACCCATGGGGCTCCCCACAGCCGAGCTTGCCCGGATCGCCGGGGCCTTCGCCCTCGGAGGAGCCGATCTGATAAAAGACGATCATGGCATCACCGACCAGTCCTTCCATCCCTTCGAGGAGCGCGTGATCCGATGCCAGGAGGCGGTCGAAGAGGCGAACGCCCGCACCGGCCGAAAGACCCTTTATTTGCCCATGGTTTCCGGGAATTTCGACAACCTGGAGAAGCAGGTGCGATTCGCCGTTCGCCGGGGTGTTCGGGGAATTCTCATGGGGCCGATGCTGGTCGGATTCGACACCATGCGCTACATGGCGAAGGAATACAATCTCATCGTCATGGCCCATCCGGCGCTCACCGGAACGTGTTTCCACGACCGGGAGCACGGCATGACTCCGGCGGTGCTTCTGGGCACCCTGTTTCGCCTGATCGGCGCCGACATCTCCATCTTTCCGAACGCCGGCGGCCGCTTTCATTTTACTGCCAGGGAGTGCGGCGGCATCGCCTCCGCCCTGCGAGCGCCGATGGGAGATCTCGCCCCCGCCTTCCCCTGCCCGGCCGGAGGAATGAGTCTCGAAAGGATCCCGGAGCTGGCGGCCGCCTTCGGGCCGGACAGCGTCTTCCTCATCGGCGGAGACGTGCTGCGCCAGGCCGATATCGAAGAGGGGACCCGGCGCTTCCTTGACGGCATTCGCCGGAGCTTTGCCGAGGAACTCGCAGAACCGGACGACCCCTTCGTTTCCGCCTGCGAATGGCGCGCAGGAGGTGTCCCGGAAAAGACTCCTCGCGACCTGCTGCGCTTTGCCGGTTTCCGCTGGGAGGGGCGCAGCCGCGAGGACTATAAATCCCCGGAAGAATTCGACTTCAGAGGGGTCTCACGACAGGAGCTGACGGGCAGGTTCGGCGAGCAGACCGCCTTCGATCTGCGCTACTTCGAAATCGAGCCGGGCGGTTACTCCAGCCTGGAAAAGCATCTGCACGAGCATGTGATCATCGGCGTGCGCGGACGCGGCGTGCTGGTCAAGGAAATGGAAGAATTCGAGATCAAAATCCACGACGTCGCCTATGTCGGGATTCATCAGAAACACCAGCTCCACAATCGGGGAAGTGAGCCCTTCGGCTTTTTCTGCATCGTCGACCACCTCCGGGACCGGCCGCAGAAGGTCTGA
- a CDS encoding acyloxyacyl hydrolase produces the protein MKLVRTLIFCFLLIPGFADSVLAQEEVFKSLGAVKVLGDAPPSLNLGLGVFDMFDNDDSVAAQVEWRFGDKLGFVGPLGGLIVNADGGLFGYIGLYTDLAVGKFVITPHTGFGAYEQGNSNDLGGVFEFYSSLTVAYRLENRSQVGIRFGHISNADLHDRNPGTDLLLLQYRISF, from the coding sequence ATGAAACTGGTTCGGACTTTAATTTTTTGTTTTTTGCTGATCCCGGGATTTGCCGATTCCGTCCTGGCGCAAGAGGAGGTTTTCAAAAGCCTTGGAGCCGTCAAGGTTCTCGGCGACGCACCGCCCTCACTGAATCTCGGCCTCGGAGTTTTCGATATGTTCGATAACGACGATTCGGTGGCCGCACAGGTCGAATGGCGTTTCGGTGACAAGCTGGGATTCGTCGGGCCCCTGGGGGGATTGATCGTCAATGCCGACGGAGGCCTTTTCGGCTATATCGGGTTGTATACCGACCTTGCCGTGGGGAAGTTCGTCATCACCCCCCATACGGGATTCGGAGCCTACGAGCAGGGAAACAGCAACGATCTGGGGGGCGTGTTCGAGTTCTACTCCTCCCTGACCGTTGCCTACCGGCTGGAGAACCGCTCCCAGGTGGGAATCCGATTCGGGCATATCTCCAACGCCGACCTTCACGACAGGAATCCGGGAACCGATCTGCTCCTGCTTCAGTACCGCATTTCATTCTGA